AAGCGCGTCGTCGACCTGCTCGACATCGGCGCCTTGCTCGACCGCCGCCCCGGAAAGCTCTCCGGCGGCGAACGCCAGCGCGTCGCGCTCGGCCGCGCGCTGCTGTCCAGGCCGCGGCTGCTGCTGCTGGACGAGCCGCTCGGCGCGCTCGACGAAAGCCGCAAGCTCGAGATCCTGCCCTATCTGGTCCGGCTGCGCGACGAGGCCGGCGTCCCGATGGTCTATGTCAGCCACGACGCGGCCGAGCTGCGCCAGCTCGCCACCCAGATCGTGATGCTGCGTCGCGGCCAGGTCACCGCGTTCGGCGGTGTCAAGGTGTTGACGGGCGGCACCTAGAGCTACGGTTCTGGTCTCGAGGCGTTTTCTTCACGCGAACCGGTGCCCACTTCGCTCGAAAACGCCCCGGCTGGCCGTTTTTCCGAAAGTCGGCATAAGATAGCCCATCTTGTCTGCTAGGCCCGGATCGGGACGTCCGATCGAGCATGGGGAAAGGTGCACTTTGCGACTGACTGGCTGGGTATTGCTGCTGATCGGCGGGCTGCTGTGCGCCACGATTTCGTGGGCCGCACTCGGCTTCCTGCTGATGGGCATCGGCCTGATCTCGCTGCAGATCGCCGAGCGGCGTCGGCGCGAGGGGGATGCCCCCGTGCCGGCCGGGGCTGGCGGATTCACCCCGCCGCGCCTCAGCGCCGGGCTGCAGCCGCCGACCTTCGACCCCGTCACCAGCCAAGACACTGGCCAGGACACCGGCCAAGACAGCGGCCAAGACAGCGGACCACAGCGCCAGCCGCGCCGGGTGGCCTGGCCCGACAAGAAGGACGACGCCCCCTACGACCGGCAGACCTGGCGCCGGCTGGTCGAGAGCGATCCCGATCTCGCCCAACTGGCCAAGGTGCTGGCCGATTACGGCCCGCAATATGTCGATGAGCTCGCGGCGAGCTATCTCGCCGCCCCCGACAAGAGCCGGCTCGGCGAGATTGTCGACGGCATCATCGCGCGCGCCCGGGACGGCCAGCCCACGCCGCCGCCCACGCCGGTCGAAGCTTCGCGGCCACCGCCCCTGCCGCCCCGGCCGGAGCCAAAGCAGGCGGCCGCCCCTGCCGCCAAGCCAGCGGCTTCGGGCAATCCCGCCGATGCGCTGGAAGCGTCCCTGCTCGCCACGGTCGAGGAGGCTTCCGCCAGGATCGCCGCCGAACGCGCGGGACTCTTCAAGCCTGGCAAGGAGCTTGGTAGAGAGCCTGGCAAGGCCACCGACAGCCGGCCGTCGACGGCGGGCCAGCGGGAACCGCTGTTCGGTCGCGCCCCCCGGGACGCGAAGCCCGCCGCGCCGCCAATGCCAGCGGCGCCACCGCCGATGCCAGCCGCAGCCCCGGCCATGCCGGCGGAGACGCCCGCCGATCTCGAAGCATCGTTGATCGCCGCGGTCAGCAAGTCCGCCGCAAGACGGGCGGACACATCCAAGCCGGTCCCGGTACCGGAGCCGACAAAGCCGCCCCCGGCGGAGGCCGAGATCGACGCCAACCCGCCGAAGCCCACCCCGCCCCCGCCCGCCAGCGCGCCGCCTGCCAAGACATCGCCTGCCAAGACACCGTCTGCGAAGACGGCGGCCGACAATCTCGACGAGACGCTGCTCGCGGCGCTGGCCGAGATTTCCGGCCAGAAGTTCAAGGATGAGCCGAAGTCGGACGCTGCGTCGAAGGGCTCACCGGCCGACGACGGCCTGTCCGACATGATCAAGAAGTTCGCCCCGGATTCGAGCTTCCTGCGCAAGCAGTGACGGCCGGTCTTGTTCTGACGCGTTTTCTTCACGCGAACCGGCATCCACTTCGCTCGAAAACGCTTTAGACGCCGGCGACCGACGCCCAGATATCGGCGAGCTTGCGCCGGACGGTCTGCATCCGCGTCTGCGGCACGACCACCTCGTCTTCCTCCGGCAGGCGCAGGCCGACCACATTGACGCGGCCGCCGCTGATGCTGCGTGCCACCAGCACGATCTCGTCGAGCGCAAGCTCGGCGCCTTCCTTCGGCGCGCGGTCGAGATTGACGTCGAAATAATCCGCCAGCGTCAGCTTGGCCTGGTGCTCGTCGACCTTGACGCCGTAGATCTCGGCGAGCTCGCCGAGCGTATGCTCGCCCGACACCATGAAGTCGCCGAGCAGATGCGGATCGGGCGCTGACGACGGCGCCATGTCGACGAAGAAGCGGTCGAGCGCCTCGGCGCGCTCCGGCGGCGCCAGCAGGTAGATGTAGTCGCCGGGCGCGACCGGATCGGCCTCGACCGGGGTCAGGATCCGCTCCTCGCGGATCACCAGCGTCGGCTTCGACCAGGACGGGATCAGCCCGCGGCGGAAATACAGGCTCTTCGGCCGCACCGGATAACCGACCAACTGCTGCTCGAGCTGGCCCGGCAGATCCAGCTCGACACGGCGCGGGCCGCGTTCGGCGCGGGGCAGT
This Bradyrhizobium sp. CCBAU 53421 DNA region includes the following protein-coding sequences:
- the modC gene encoding molybdenum ABC transporter ATP-binding protein, with protein sequence MLRVDITKQLGEFTLAASFSSEGRVTGLFGASGSGKTSLINTIAGLVRPDRGTIVIDGETVDDTSAGIHVPTYRRRIGYVFQDARLFPHLSIRQNLDYGRRMNGLTEDPAQHKRVVDLLDIGALLDRRPGKLSGGERQRVALGRALLSRPRLLLLDEPLGALDESRKLEILPYLVRLRDEAGVPMVYVSHDAAELRQLATQIVMLRRGQVTAFGGVKVLTGGT